Proteins encoded together in one Sander lucioperca isolate FBNREF2018 chromosome 17, SLUC_FBN_1.2, whole genome shotgun sequence window:
- the cxcl19 gene encoding C-X-C motif chemokine 19, with protein sequence MKKLCILLMFGTLSVLVYGMPPISRDYNTHCRCLQVESRIIPPDNLRSIKLVPEGPHCPDIEVIAGLVNGEKVCLNPRSSWVKKLIDFVLKKQLHQQGGDALPKNRG encoded by the exons ATGAAGAAGCTCTGCATCCTGCTTATGTTTGGGACCCTGTCCGTCCTTGTTTACG GAATGCCGCCAATCAGTAGGgactacaacacacactgtcGGTGCCTTCAGGTGGAGTCGAGGATCATCCCTCCAGACAATCTGAGGAGCATCAAGCTCGTCCCTGAAGGGCCCCACTGCCCGGATATAGAAGTCAT AGCTGGACTGGTGAATGGGGAGAAAGTGTGCCTGAACCCTCGGTCCTCCTGGGTGAAGAAGCTTATCGACTTTGTTCTTAAGAAACAATTACATCAGCAGGGAGGAGACGCACTGCCTAAGAATCGAGGATAA